The Streptomyces sp. NBC_00224 genome has a window encoding:
- a CDS encoding cell envelope biogenesis protein OmpA: MPPVPQRCARRPLAGGLVVPWVSLIHNGHAAFGSLDAERARAAFLHCLCQICGQSLNERCFVIVRPADVAQGHCPEPALHPECLPYTAAHCPMLNGTATRYRQRPVLASHAAGRPCTDPACPCPSLAPDHGDAARNGQPADRYEAWMIHTHTYRLVFPPGQIDAPSGISLDVPVLRTRVLRTAPLTAEQERLMALVHDLLDGTP, from the coding sequence ATGCCACCGGTCCCCCAACGCTGTGCACGTCGACCGCTGGCCGGCGGGCTGGTCGTGCCCTGGGTGTCCCTGATCCATAACGGCCACGCGGCGTTCGGGAGTCTCGACGCCGAGCGGGCCCGTGCCGCCTTCCTGCACTGCCTGTGCCAGATCTGTGGCCAGTCACTCAACGAGCGGTGCTTCGTGATCGTGCGCCCCGCCGACGTGGCCCAGGGCCATTGCCCGGAACCCGCGCTGCACCCCGAGTGCCTTCCGTACACCGCCGCGCACTGCCCCATGCTCAACGGCACCGCCACCCGCTACCGCCAGCGTCCCGTCCTGGCCAGCCACGCGGCCGGACGGCCCTGCACCGATCCGGCCTGCCCCTGCCCCTCCCTCGCCCCCGACCACGGCGACGCCGCCCGCAACGGCCAACCGGCCGACCGCTACGAGGCCTGGATGATCCACACCCACACCTACCGCCTGGTCTTCCCGCCCGGCCAGATCGACGCGCCCTCGGGCATCAGCCTCGACGTACCCGTCCTGCGCACCCGCGTCCTGCGCACCGCCCCGCTCACGGCCGAACAGGAGCGTCTGATGGCGCTGGTGCACGACCTCCTGGACGGCACACCGTGA